A genome region from Penaeus vannamei isolate JL-2024 chromosome 20, ASM4276789v1, whole genome shotgun sequence includes the following:
- the LOC113813816 gene encoding uncharacterized protein has translation MPRRRLTSLKTITVMETARLSLNAIENILLQERDEDINWREWVGHCKRKRSYSCGDEKRGNSPKKKMRFQKIEDVGSGNKRKWNSEHGVEEDEMIHQRKRIRLENYNEKGDLCQTGRCLKDKRKKIRDDTCVTYSTSDLLFSVIKKYFHSMPSTLWNEYAEILMDEAVKRFRYREEGKKYFERIMDYTFCGKLTRCSTSAIEGCSSGLEETLYRKLRCCRKLESLNMTIVPRDDAGLSTAMLSLQHLQHLVTLALLPPARYSFHWAVKAIGRHCLKLRELKIVYNGDLFSEGEGIADLQRCRCIASLWLFNFGRLCETKGVGCLLRTLTHLKVLFHKELPNAILEMTSGRREGMLQACEESPGQGHAGADEGAQPAAVKRLGLERIDLCWYERGTGYQLVYIPSSFFLRIAQTCPRIQLLNLIGPPCLSEIVRRLPQLRVLVLQQASLASSLGSTLQDVDVSALTVLRVSDVWDVNHDLVSAIARSCPALQVLSVASSSLEARGQLVTPPRRAPFPSLREVTLVPSALAGRPALVTPSAWQLGTALTRYVLDGALRLAFVRLHFKDSDVAPEDMPSEPDLEAVLCRPALRDLSLEWPPAASPTLVERLVEACPALTSLAAITTWPLSPRQCADVIASYGRRIDIT, from the coding sequence ATGCCAAGAAGACGTCTCACTTCTCTCAAGACGATAACGGTGATGGAGACGGCACGGCTGTCACTGAATGCCATCGAAAACATATTATTGCAGGAGCGGGATGAAGACATAAATTGGAGAGAATGGGTCGGCCATTGTAAAAGAAAACGTAGTTACTCCTgcggagatgagaagaggggaaactcACCCAAAAAGAAAATGCGATTTCAAAAAATTGAGGATGTAGGAAGcggtaataaaagaaaatggaactcAGAACACGGAGTCGAAGAAGACGAAATGATACATCAGAGAAAGCGGATAAGATTAGAAAACTATAATGAAAAAGGAGACTTATGTCAAACTGGCAGATGTTTGAAAGATAAACGGAAGAAAATTAGAGATGATACATGTGTGACATACTCGACCTCCGATCTTTTATTCAGTGTAATCAAGAAATACTTCCACAGCATGCCATCGACTCTGTGGAACGAATATGCAGAGATACTGATGGATGAAGCCGTCAAGCGCTTCCGTTATcgtgaggaagggaaaaaatattttgAGAGAATAATGGACTACACTTTCTGTGGGAAACTGACGCGGTGTTCGACGTCTGCGATCGAAGGCTGCTCATCTGGCCTGGAGGAGACTCTCTACAGGAAGCTGCGTTGCTGCAGAAAGCTCGAGTCTCTGAACATGACGATTGTGCCGCGCGACGACGCCGGACTGAGCACAGCCATGCTGAGTCTACAGCATCTGCAGCACCTGGTGACTCTCGCGCTGCTGCCTCCCGCGAGGTACTCCTTCCACTGGGCTGTTAAAGCCATAGGGCGACACTGCCTGAAGCTTCGGGAACTGAAAATTGTCTACAACGGCGACCTGTTCAGCGAAGGCGAAGGAATCGCTGATTTGCAACGCTGTCGCTGCATCGCCTCCCTTTGGCTGTTTAACTTCGGGCGCCTGTGTGAGACCAAGGGCGTGGGTTGCCTCCTGCGGACTCTGACTCATCTGAAGGTGCTATTTCACAAAGAACTTCCCAATGCGATCCTTGAGATGACCAGCGGCAGGCGGGAGGGCATGTTGCAGGCCTGCGAGGAATCTCCAGGCCAGGGACATGCAGGTGCTGATGAAGGAGCCCAGCCTGCCGCGGTGAAGCGTCTCGGGCTGGAAAGGATAGACCTGTGTTGGTACGAACGAGGCACCGGCTACCAGCTCGTCTACAtaccgtcttccttcttccttcgcatTGCTCAGACATGTCCGAGAATCCAGTTATTAAACCTTATCGGCCCTCCGTGCCTGTCGGAGATCGTCCGGAGGCTGCCTCAGTTACGAGTGCTCGTCCTGCAGCAAGCGAGTCTCGCCTCGAGTCTCGGCTCGACCCTGCAGGACGTCGACGTCAGCGCCCTGACGGTGCTGCGTGTCTCGGACGTGTGGGACGTCAACCATGACCTGGTGTCAGCCATCGCCCGCAGCTGCCCCGCCCTCCAAGTCCTCAGCGTGGCCTCCTCCAGCCTCGAGGCCAGGGGCCAGCTGGTGACGCCTCCGCGCCGCGCCCCCTTCCCGTCCCTACGCGAGGTGACGCTCGTGCCCTCCGCCCTGGCCGGCCGCCCCGCCCTCGTCACCCCCTCCGCGTGGCAGCTGGGCACCGCCCTCACGCGCTACGTCTTAGACGGCGCCCTCCGCCTCGCCTTCGTTCGCCTCCACTTCAAGGACTCCGACGTCGCCCCGGAGGACATGCCCTCCGAACCCGACCTGGAGGCCGTGCTGTGCCGCCCCGCCCTTCGCGACCTCAGCCTCGAGTGGCCTCCCGCAGCCTCGCCGACGCTGGTGGAGAGGCTGGTGGAGGCCTGCCCCGCCCTCACCTCCCTGGCGGCCATCACCACCTGGCCGCTCTCACCACGCCAGTGCGCTGACGTCATCGCCTCGTACGGACGTCGTATTGATATCACGTGA